tactggcttatcgaaattatacgactcactatagggagacccaagctggctagttaagcttggtaccgaKctcggatccagtacccttcaccatggaGGAAGGGGACCAGGCGACTGACGCAGCAGAGACCAGTGCGCTCGCTGCGAACACGCTGACTCGAGAAGAACAGCCCGACGAACGGAGCAAAAACGAAGTGACGCTGctcgaaataaaaaggaaagtccAAAACGAGAAGGAGGCACAGAAGGACGACAATAAACAGAGAAAgttcaaaataattaattacaCATCCAAGGATAGTCTTGTGagcaaagtggaaaaggaattcttccttttcttttgtttcctCTGCGGTTTTAATTGCCTAATTAGCGAAACAGACGTTGCAGATTTGCCAAGAAGGAAGACTGACGGATCGATCATAtttccctttaaaaaaattgttcacaaaaaatat
Above is a genomic segment from Plasmodium vivax scf_7058 genomic scaffold, whole genome shotgun sequence containing:
- a CDS encoding hypothetical protein, conserved (encoded by transcript PVX_216290A), whose amino-acid sequence is MEEGDQATDAAETSALAANTLTREEQPDERSKNEVTLLEIKRKVQNEKEAQKDDNKQRKFKIINYTSKDSLVSKVEKEFFLFFCFLCGFNCLISETDVADLPRRKTDGSIIFPFKKIVHKKYYKTKKECILIRRREDALEVQFRILCKECGVPIGYVNSLADDNAYVYYYDYSFVRSQTKSRLFKDVSLKGQDNSADIQHSGGRSSLEGPRFEGKPIPNPLLGLDSTRTGHHHHHH